The genomic segment ATCGGCCCGAACACGGCGTCGTAGACCGGCGCCCAGCGGGCGTAGGCGTCGACGACGTCCTTGGCCCGCATCACCGTGCGGATCGCCGGGCCGTCGTCGCCGTCCACCGTGCGCGCGCGTTCCTCCGAGGTCATCGATGCTCCTCCCTGACGGATCTGCCGCCGCGCCGGCTCAACCGGCGGCGACGGTGCGTTGTTCCAGGTCCCGCACCGGAGCGCCGGCGCGCTCGCGGGCGAACACCGATTCGGTCGCCTCGATGAAGCCGCCGCCGAGCACGCGGGCGTCCTCGCCGGCGCCGTCGTAGAGCACGCAGGCCTGACCGGGCGCGACGCCGTGTTCGCCGGACAGCAGGTCGACGGCGACGACGCCGCCGGCGGCGTGCAGCACGGCCGGCTGCGGCGGGCGCGAGGACCGCACCTTGGCGTGGACCTCGAGGCCGTCGGCCGGCAGGTCGGCGAGCGCGCCCGGGCCGATCCAGTTGACCTCGCGCAGCGCCAGCCGGCGCGTCATCAGCGCCTCGCGCGGGCCGACGACGACGCGCGCGCCGGCGGCGTCGAGCCGGATCACGAACAGCGGCTCGCCGGCGGAAATGCCGAGGCCGCGGCGCTGGCCGACGGTGTAGTGGATGATGCCGTCGTGGCGGCCGAGCACGCGGCCGTCGACGTGGACGATCTCGCCCGGCGCGGCGGCCTCGGGCTTCAGTCGCTCGATCACGTCGGCGTAGCGGCCCTGCGGCACGAAGCAGATGTCCTGGCTGTCGTGCTTGTCGGCGACGGCGAGGCCGAACTCGCGGGCGAGTTCGCGCGTCTCGGCCTTCGTGAGGTCGCCGAGCGGGAAGCGCAGGAAGTCGAGCTGCTCGGCCGTGGTCGCGAACAGGAACCAGCTCTGGTCGCGGTCGGCGTCGACCGGACGGAACAGGGCACGGCGGCCGTCGACGAGGCGCGAGCGCACGTAGTGGCCGGTGGCGAGCGCGGCCGCACCGAGGCTGCGGGCGGTGTCGAGCAGGTCGGAGAACTTGACGGTCTGGTTGCAGGCGACGCAGGGGATCGGCGTCTCGCCGGCCATGTAGCTCTCGGCGAAACGGTCGATCACCGCGTGGCGGAAGCGCTCCTCGTAGTCCAGCACGTAGTGCGGGATGCCGAGGGCGGCGGCGACCTCGCGGGCGTCGTGGATGTCCTGGCCGGCGCAGCAGGCGCCCTTGCGGTGGGTCGCCTCGCCATGGTCGTAGAGCTGGAGCGTGACGCCGACGACGTCGTAGCCTTCGCGTTTCAGGAGCCCGGCGACCACCGAACTGTCGACGCCGCCCGACATGGCGACGACGACGCGCGTGTCCCCGGGCCGGCCCGGCAGGTCGAGACTGTTCAGCATGCGGCACCCGTTGGTGGTCGCGAACGGCGCGACGCGGGACATTGTCGCCCCGCGGGCCGGGGATCTTCAAGGGCCGCGCGGGTCCGCCGGGCGGCAACTTCTGCCGGGGCTCCGGCAATCCCGGCCGGGCGAGGCGCCGGCGGGAGCCACTCACCTGGGCCGAAAGCGCGGGAAAATCAAGTCCGCCCCTGGGTTTTCGGGGCTGGCACGGCGGTTGCGACGGCCCGGTGTGGAGTTCCGACCGAAAATGGCCCTCGACAGTTCCGCGCTCGCCCTGTTCCCGACCCTGACGCCCGCCGTCGCCGCGGGTCGCGCCGCCGAGCCGGCCGCGTCGGACGAGGGCGACGCCGCGATCCTGTTCGCCGGCTTCCTGGCGGACGCCGGGCGGCCCACCGACGCGGCGCCGCCGGCCGAGCCGATCGCCCCCGCCGAACCGGCCGAGCCCGTCCCCGCCGCGCTCGCGCCCGAACGGGCCGCCGGCACCGTCGACGCCGGCGCGCTGCTCGGCGCCGCCGAGGCGCTCGACGCGCCAGCGGAAGTGGACGCCGCCGTGCCGACGTCGCCTTCGGCGGATGCCACGCCGCCCGAGCGGCCGGAGTCCGGGCCCGCGCCGCGGCGCGAGCCGGGCCGGTCGGAGGCATCGGCCGCGGTCTCGGCGGGCGCGCCAGCCGTCGATGCGCCTTCCGACGAGGCGCGGCCGCTCGCCGGCCCCGCGACCTCGCCCCGCACAGCTGAACGGTTCGCGATCACCGGTGACACCGGCGTGTCGGACGATCTTGCCGCGGACGGTGATGCTCCGGACGGCACGCGGGACGTGTCCGGTGATGCCACCGCGGCCGTGACCGGTTCGTCGACGGCGACCGGGCCGGTTGCCGCCGTCTCGCCGCTCGCCGTCGTGCCGGTGCCCACCGCAACGGACGCCGGCATCGCCGAGATCGCCGAGGCCCGCGAGGGTGCCCCGCGTCCAGCCGCGCCCGCCGCGCCGACGATCCCGGCCTTCCCCGCCGCGGGCACCGATGCCGCCGAGGGGGCGACCGTCCCGGCGACCATCCCGGCGAATCCCACGCGCCCGACCGGCGCGTCCGTCGAGGCCGCGGCCGCGCCGGCCGGAGGCGGTCCGGCGCCGTCGGGGCAGGGCGCCGCCGCGGCGTCCGCGCCGGCGGCGAACAGGCCCGTGGCGGCCGCGGCGACGCCGGTGACGAACGGTACCGGAGCCAAGGCCGCCGGACCGGTGGCCGCGGCGACGCCGGACGTCGCCGCGCATGCGTCCACCGCCGACGTCCCGGGCGCGACCGCGGTCCCGTCCGCCGCCCGCGCGGACGCGGCGCCGTCCCTCGCCTCGCGGCCCGAGCCGACCGACCCAGCTGCCGCCGCAACGGCGCCGGTGACGACGCGCTCGTCCGGCGCTCCCGCGGCCGTTCTGGTCGGCGCCGTGACGGCACCGCGGACGACGACCGACATCGCCGCGGCGGCGCGGCCCGTGATCGCCACCGAAGGGGTCGGCGTCGCCGTCGTGCGCGGCTTCGCGCCGGCGACGGGTCCGAACCCGGCCGCCGCGATCGATCGGTCGGCGGCGCCGCGCGTCCCGGCGGGATCCGAGGCTTCGTCGATGGACGCCGCCGCGGCGCGCCCCGCCGTGGCCGCGGTTCCGTCCGA from the Oharaeibacter diazotrophicus genome contains:
- the mnmA gene encoding tRNA 2-thiouridine(34) synthase MnmA; this encodes MNSLDLPGRPGDTRVVVAMSGGVDSSVVAGLLKREGYDVVGVTLQLYDHGEATHRKGACCAGQDIHDAREVAAALGIPHYVLDYEERFRHAVIDRFAESYMAGETPIPCVACNQTVKFSDLLDTARSLGAAALATGHYVRSRLVDGRRALFRPVDADRDQSWFLFATTAEQLDFLRFPLGDLTKAETRELAREFGLAVADKHDSQDICFVPQGRYADVIERLKPEAAAPGEIVHVDGRVLGRHDGIIHYTVGQRRGLGISAGEPLFVIRLDAAGARVVVGPREALMTRRLALREVNWIGPGALADLPADGLEVHAKVRSSRPPQPAVLHAAGGVVAVDLLSGEHGVAPGQACVLYDGAGEDARVLGGGFIEATESVFARERAGAPVRDLEQRTVAAG